Proteins encoded by one window of Mastacembelus armatus chromosome 23, fMasArm1.2, whole genome shotgun sequence:
- the LOC113141796 gene encoding plexin-C1-like: MLPLPALLLLLWGHAGRCRGEDGGFTFDGDLRHFAVASNTVFIATEENLYQLNHDLTLVQSLSQRGILNGSKKIEEVQFYRVSGESKWDTTFGVNLLLPFVENRTLITCGDTGGCAYCEVLDLKNISNLLYREHIQVGPLKRSDASVAILVKTPTRTKTYILTAIQQNQTGPEKSSCGSDSKTVNLHNTDDRGTGGIFSVSGSNKTPWIEGKGAVDFVDGFQISSVTYLLSNLPSGPKNNKVRLIWLKAEEQKEQTFDSLRGATLIVPGAGGVSSRLLASSVIPGGPPVLWSGVFSVNGDQTNTELVVFDISLDDTGQTNNDPDFCSGSCPERSKPEPKSLKPKAVLFRQNNMSSVLAVRQKAWMVFFIGTADGQLIKLAVDKNYQTTCPRVLYRADDDRPVFPKLQLDQVDRKHVYVPFRNQMMRVPVSKCSTYTNVQECWSAQDPLCVWCGSKKRCTFEDDCKDSDWLSIPDVSHQRMVSFKVVKDPAGQITVNVQMHVTVSQEGQSNFNCQLSTSSRELCKRSNTHPQFPQCTCILTNSTLPAEGLDVQVRIRLGTVELLEQLDLTDCSDIRGPPSSVLCQRCIKSGCSWRNNSCFWANPGETDLSVCQVMESGIGFPRPEVSSITPSVVSFYGRNHAVLSGHNLSDVTRVRIQAACTAQESPVWNNTGVSLTFHVPSADNKGEVTVCAVLPDGSCHGNAKLTYQSSPSCTKIEPSSSWVSGKRRITVMGSHLEFVEGLVHGHAPQQVSPPRNTSSESLTYDTPAAQHTQEVSTVSVKVANETLACSTKITYHPDPEFTHFTPIRKRDNVHIIIEKKADKLNMTTAELSVWGVLQEKQYPCILEAKETNNKNEIYICAIHHVPDIELQHLLITYGDRTVKLGPPSISHQVLLTLRILLIPCIPVVLVIIYRWRKKLSAETNKL; this comes from the exons ATGCTCCCGCTGCCtgctctgcttcttcttctctggggACACGCTGGTCGGTGTCGGGGGGAGGATGGAGGCTTCACTTTTGATGGAGACCTCCGCCACTTCGCCGTGGCCTCCAACACGGTTTTCATCGCGACAGAGGAGAACCTGTACCAGCTGAACCACGACCTGACTCTGGTACAGAGTCTGAGCCAGAGAGGGATCTTGAACGGTTCGAAAAAGATCGAGGAAGTTCAGTTTTACCGGGTTTCTGGTGAGTCTAAGTGGGACACAACTTTCGGCGTCAACCTGTTGCTGCCGTTTGTTGAGAATCGGACTCTGATCACCTGCGGAGACACAGGCGGCTGCGCTTACTGCGAGGTGCTGGACCTGAAGAACATCTCCAACCTGCTCTACAGAGAACACATCCAGGTGGGACCATTGAAGCGCAGCGACGCGTCCGTCGCGATCTTGGTGAAAACTCCAACCCGGACCAAAACTTACATTCTGACCGCGATACAGCAAAACCAAACCGGTCCCGAAAAGAGCAGCTGCGGCTCCGACTCCAAGACTGTCAACCTTCATAATACAGATGACAGAGGGACGGGAGGTATATTTTCCGTCTCTGGCAGCAATAAAACGCCTTGGATCGAAGGAAAAGGTGCTGTGGACTTTGTGGACGGATTCCAGATCAGTTCAGTCACATATCTGCTCTCCAACCTGCCGTCAGGccctaaaaacaacaaagtccGTCTTATTTGGCTGAAGGCCGAAGAACAGAAGGAGCAGACTTTCGACTCGCTGCGGGGCGCGACTCTCATCGTCCCTGGTGCTGGTGGTGTCAGCAGCAGACTCCTGGCCTCCTCCGTGATCCCGGGCGGGCCACCGGTGCTGTGGAGCGGAGTGTTCAGTGTGAACGGAGACCAAACCAACACCGAGCTGGTGGTGTTTGACATCAGCCTGGATGACACCGGACAGACGAATAATGATCCTGACTTCTGCAGCGGTTCCTGTCCTGAAAGATCAAAACCTGAG ccaaAGAGCCTGAAGCCAAAGGCCGTGCTCTTCAGGCAGAACAACATGAGCTCTGTGCTGGCAGTGAGGCAGAAGGCCTGGATGGTTTTCTTCATTGGGACAGCAGATGGACAGCTCATTAAG cTTGCTGTGGACAAGAACTATCAGACCACCTGTCCCAGGGTGCTCTACAGGGCCGACGACGACCGCCCCGTCTTTCCCAAATTACAGCTGGATCAAGTGGATCGTAAACATGTGTACGTGCCATTTCGAAACCAG ATGATGCGTGTGCCCGTGTCAAAGTGCAGCACATACACCAATGTGCAGGAGTGTTGGTCTGCACAGGATCCgttgtgtgtctggtgtggcTCTAAAAAAAG aTGCACATTTGAAGATGACTGCAAGGACTCAGACTGGTTATCCATTCCTGATGTCTCTCATCAGAGAATGGTTTCCTTCAAAGTTGTAAAGGACCCTGCAGGCCAG ATCACAGTAAATGTCCAGATGCACGTGACTGTGAGCCAGGAGGGGCAGTCTAACTTCAACTGTCAACTCTCCACAAGTTCCAGAGAGCTGTGTAAGAGGAGTAACACTCACCCGCAgttcccacaatgcacctgCATCCTCACAAACAGCACACTTCCTGCTGAAG GCCTGGATGTCCAAGTTAGGATTAGATTGGGGACAGTGGAGTTGTTGGAACAGCTGGATCTGACCGACTGCTCTGACATCAGGGGACCACCAAGTTCTGTCTT GTGTCAGCGGTGTATCAAGTCTGGATGTAGCTGGAGGAACAACAGCTGTTTCTGGGCTAATCCAGGAGAGACAGAT ctcagtgtttgcCAAGTGATGGAGTCAGGCATCGGTTTTCCC AGGCCAGAGGTCTCCTCCATCACTCCCAGTGTGGTGTCTTTCTACGGCAGGAACCATGCAGTGTTGTCAGGTCACAACCTGAGTGATGTGACCAGAGTGAGGATCCAGGCTGCCTGCACTGCACAAGA ATCTCCTGTGTGGAACAACACAGGTGTGAGCCTCACGTTCCACGTTCCCAGTGCAGATAATAAAGGTGAGGTCACTGTATGTGCTGTTCTCCCAGATGGGAGTTGCCATGGCAATGCCAAACTCACCTACCAGTCATCACCATCCTGCACCAAAATTGAACCAAGCAGCTCCTGGGTCAG TGGGAAGAGGAGAATCACAGTAATGGGATCCCACCTGGAGTTTGTGGAAGGGCTCGTACACGGCCACGCCCCGCAGCAAGTCAGTCCTCCCAGAAACACCAGCTCTGAG AGTCTCACCTACGACACACCTGCAGCTCAACACACTCAGGAAGTTTCTACTGTGTCTGTGAAAGTAGCCAATGAAACCTTGGCCTGTTCCACTAAAATAACCTACCATCCAGACCCTGAGTTTACTCACTTCACACCCATAAGGAAAAGAGACAACGTGCACATCATTATAGAG aAAAAGGCAGACAAACTGAACATGACAACAGCAGAGTTGTCAGTATGGGGTGTTCTGCAGGAAAAACAGTACCCCTGCATCCTGGAGGccaaagaaacaaataacaAGAATGAAATCTACATCTGTGCAATTCATCACGTTCCAGATATTGAACTTCAGCATTTATTG aTAACCTATGGTGACAGGACAGTAAAACTAGGGCCTCCATCTATATCACATCAGGTCCTACTGACACTGCGTATACTGCTGATACCCTGTATTCCTGTTG
- the LOC113142365 gene encoding plexin-C1-like, with protein MLPLPALLLLLWGHAGRCRGEDGGFTFDGDLRHFAVASNTVFIATEENLYQLNHDLTLVQSLSQRGILNGSKKIEEVQFYRVSDQSKWDTTFGVNLLLPFVENRTLITCGDTGGCAYCEVLDLKNISNLLYREHIQVGPLKRSDASVAILVKTPTRTKTYILTAIQQNQTGPEKSSCGSDSKTVNLHNTDDRGTGGIFSVSGSNKTPWIEGKGAVDFVDGFQISSVTYLLSNLPSGPKNNKVRLIWLKAEEQKEQTFDSLRGATLIVPGAGGVSSRLLASSVIPGGPPVLWSGVFSVNGDQTNTELVVFDISLDDTGQTNNDPDFCSGSCPERSKPEPKSLKPKAVLFRQNNMSSVLAVRQKAWMVFFIGTADGQLIKLAVDKNYQTTCPRVLYRADDDRHVFPKLQLDQVDHKHVYVPFRNQSVHPNNKKHFPKLTLDVNQTPLDLMSALLWIGHKMLPLPALLLLLWGHAGRCRGEDGGFTFDGDLRHFAVASNTVFIATEENLYQLNHDLTLVQSLSQRGILNGSKKIEEVQFYRVSGESKWDTTFGVNLLLPFVENRTLITCGDTGGCAYCEVLDLKNISNLLYREHIQVGPLKRSDASVAILVKTPTRTKTYILTAIQQNQTGPEKSSCGSDSKTVNLHNTDDRGTGGIFSVSGSNKTPWIEGKGAVDFVDGFQISSVTYLLSNLPSGPKNNKVRLIWLKAEEQKEQTFDSLRGATLIVPGAGGVSSRLLASSVIPGGPPVLWSGVFSVNGDQTNTELVVFDISLDDTGQTDNDPDFCSGSCPERSKPEPKSLKPKAVLFRQNNMSSVLAVRQKAWMVFFIGTADGQLIKLAVDKNYQTTCPRVLYRADDDRHVFPKLQLDQVDRKHVYVPFRNQMMRVPVSKCSTYTNVQECWSAQDPFCVWCGSKKRCTFEDDCKDSDWLSIPDVSHQRMVSFKVVKDPAGQITVNVQMHVTVSQEGLSNFNCQLSTSSRELCKRSNTHPQFPQCTCVLTNSTLPAEGLDVRVRIRLGTVQLLEQLDLTDCSDIRGPPSSVLCQRCIKSGCSWRSNSCFWANPGETDLSVCQVMESGIGFPRPEVSSITPSVVSFYGRNHAVLSGHNLSDVTRVRIQAACTAQESPVWNNTGVNLTFHVPSADNKGEVTVCAVLPDGSCHGNAKLTYQSSPSCTKIEPSSSWVSGKRRITVMGSHLEFVEGLVHGHAPQQVSPPRNTSSESLTYDTPAAQHTQEVSTVSVKVANETLACSTKITYHPDPEFTHFTSTKKGDNVHIIIEKKADKLNMTTAELSVWGVLQEKQYPCILEAKETNNKTEIYICAIHQVPDIELQHLLITYGDRTVKLGPPSVSHQVLLTLCILLIVCIPVVLVIIYRWRKKAQRRNEQALTVN; from the exons ATGCTCCCGCTGCCtgctctgcttcttcttctctggggACACGCTGGTCGGTGTCGGGGGGAGGATGGAGGCTTCACTTTTGATGGAGACCTCCGCCACTTCGCCGTGGCCTCCAACACGGTTTTCATCGCGACAGAGGAGAACCTGTACCAGCTGAACCACGACCTGACTCTGGTACAGAGTCTGAGCCAGAGAGGGATCTTGAACGGTTCGAAAAAGATCGAGGAAGTTCAGTTTTACCGGGTTTCTGATCAGTCTAAGTGGGACACAACTTTCGGCGTCAACCTGTTGCTGCCGTTTGTTGAGAATCGGACTCTGATCACCTGCGGAGACACAGGCGGCTGCGCTTACTGCGAGGTGCTGGACCTGAAGAACATCTCCAACCTGCTCTACAGAGAACACATCCAGGTGGGACCATTGAAGCGCAGCGACGCGTCCGTCGCGATCTTGGTGAAAACTCCAACCCGGACCAAAACTTACATTCTGACCGCGATACAGCAAAACCAAACCGGTCCCGAAAAGAGCAGCTGCGGCTCCGACTCCAAGACTGTCAACCTTCATAATACAGATGACAGAGGGACGGGAGGTATATTTTCCGTCTCTGGCAGCAATAAAACGCCTTGGATCGAAGGAAAAGGTGCTGTGGACTTTGTGGACGGATTCCAGATCAGTTCAGTCACATATCTGCTCTCCAACCTGCCGTCAGGccctaaaaacaacaaagtccGTCTTATTTGGCTGAAGGCCGAAGAACAGAAGGAGCAGACTTTCGACTCGCTGCGGGGCGCGACTCTCATCGTCCCTGGTGCTGGTGGTGTCAGCAGCAGACTCCTGGCCTCCTCCGTGATCCCGGGCGGGCCACCGGTGCTGTGGAGCGGAGTGTTCAGTGTGAACGGAGACCAAACCAACACCGAGCTGGTGGTGTTTGACATCAGCCTGGATGACACCGGACAGACGAATAATGATCCTGACTTCTGTAGCGGTTCCTGTCCTGAAAGATCAAAACCTGAG ccaaAGAGCCTGAAGCCAAAGGCCGTGCTCTTCAGGCAGAACAACATGAGCTCTGTGCTGGCAGTGAGGCAGAAGGCCTGGATGGTTTTCTTCATTGGGACAGCAGATGGACAGCTCATTAAG cTTGCTGTGGACAAGAACTATCAGACCACCTGTCCCAGGGTGCTCTACAGGGCCGACGACGACCGCCACGTCTTTCCCAAATTACAGCTGGATCAAGTGGATCATAAACATGTGTACGTGCCATTTCGAAACCAG TCTGTGCATCCCAACAACAAGAAGCACTTCCCAAAGCTGACACTAGATGTCAACCAGACGCCACTAGATCTGATGTCTGCCCTGCTGTGGATTGGACAT AAAATGCTCCCGCTGCCtgctctgcttcttcttctctggggACACGCTGGTCGGTGTCGGGGGGAGGATGGAGGCTTCACTTTTGATGGAGACCTCCGCCACTTCGCCGTGGCCTCCAACACGGTTTTCATCGCGACAGAGGAGAACCTGTACCAGCTGAACCACGACCTGACTCTGGTACAGAGTCTGAGCCAGAGAGGGATCTTGAACGGTTCGAAAAAGATCGAGGAAGTTCAGTTTTACCGGGTTTCTGGTGAGTCTAAGTGGGACACAACTTTCGGCGTCAACCTGTTGCTGCCGTTTGTTGAGAATCGGACTCTGATCACCTGCGGAGACACAGGCGGCTGCGCTTACTGCGAGGTGCTGGACCTGAAGAACATCTCCAACCTGCTGTACAGAGAACACATCCAGGTGGGACCATTGAAGCGCAGCGACGCGTCCGTCGCGATCTTGGTGAAAACTCCAACCCGGACCAAAACTTACATTCTGACCGCGATACAGCAAAACCAAACCGGTCCCGAAAAGAGCAGCTGCGGCTCCGACTCCAAGACTGTCAACCTTCATAATACAGATGACAGAGGGACGGGAGGTATATTTTCCGTCTCTGGCAGCAATAAAACGCCTTGGATCGAAGGAAAAGGTGCTGTGGACTTTGTGGACGGATTCCAGATCAGTTCAGTCACATATCTGCTCTCCAACCTGCCGTCAGGccctaaaaacaacaaagtccGTCTTATTTGGCTGAAGGCCGAAGAACAGAAGGAGCAGACTTTCGACTCGCTGCGGGGCGCGACTCTCATCGTCCCTGGTGCTGGTGGTGTCAGCAGCAGACTCCTGGCCTCCTCCGTGATCCCGGGCGGGCCACCGGTGCTGTGGAGCGGAGTGTTCAGTGTGAACGGAGACCAAACCAACACCGAGCTGGTGGTGTTTGACATCAGCCTGGATGACACCGGACAGACGGATAATGATCCTGACTTCTGCAGCGGTTCCTGTCCTGAAAGATCAAAACCTGAG ccaaAGAGCCTGAAGCCAAAGGCCGTGCTCTTCAGGCAGAACAACATGAGCTCTGTGCTGGCAGTGAGGCAGAAGGCCTGGATGGTTTTCTTCATTGGGACAGCAGATGGACAGCTCATTAAG cTTGCTGTGGACAAGAACTATCAGACCACCTGTCCCAGGGTGCTCTACAGGGCCGACGACGACCGCCACGTCTTTCCCAAATTACAGCTGGATCAAGTGGATCGTAAACATGTGTACGTGCCATTTCGAAACCAG ATGATGCGTGTGCCCGTGTCAAAGTGCAGCACATACACCAATGTGCAGGAGTGTTGGTCTGCACAGGATCCGTTCTGTGTCTGGTGTGGCTCTAAAAAAAG aTGCACATTTGAAGATGACTGCAAGGACTCAGACTGGTTATCCATTCCTGATGTCTCTCATCAGAGAATGGTTTCCTTCAAAGTTGTAAAGGACCCTGCAGGCCAG ATCACAGTAAATGTCCAGATGCACGTGACTGTGAGCCAGGAGGGGCTGTCTAACTTCAACTGTCAACTCTCCACAAGTTCCAGAGAGCTGTGTAAGAGGAGTAACACTCACCCACAgttcccacaatgcacctgCGTCCTCACAAACAGCACACTTCCTGCTGAAG GCCTGGATGTCCGAGTTAGGATTAGATTGGGGACAGTGCAGTTGTTGGAACAGCTGGATCTGACCGACTGCTCTGACATCAGGGGACCACCAAGTTCTGTCTT GTGTCAGCGGTGTATCAAGTCTGGATGTAGCTGGAGGAGCAACAGCTGTTTCTGGGCTAATCCAGGAGAAACAGAT ctcagtgtttgcCAAGTGATGGAGTCAGGCATCGGTTTTCCC AGGCCAGAGGTCTCCTCCATCACTCCCAGTGTGGTGTCTTTCTACGGCAGGAACCATGCAGTGTTGTCAGGTCACAACCTGAGTGATGTGACCAGAGTGAGGATCCAGGCTGCCTGCACTGCACAAGA ATCTCCTGTGTGGAACAACACAGGTGTGAACCTCACGTTCCACGTTCCCAGTGCAGATAATAAAGGTGAGGTCACTGTATGTGCTGTTCTCCCAGATGGGAGTTGCCATGGCAATGCCAAACTCACCTACCAGTCATCACCATCCTGCACCAAAATTGAACCAAGCAGCTCCTGGGTCAG TGGGAAGAGGAGAATCACAGTAATGGGATCCCACCTGGAGTTTGTGGAAGGGCTCGTACACGGCCACGCCCCGCAGCAAGTCAGTCCTCCCAGAAACACCAGCTCTGAG AGTCTCACCTACGACACACCTGCAGCTCAACACACTCAGGAAGTTTCTACTGTGTCTGTGAAAGTAGCCAATGAAACCTTGGCCTGTTCCACTAAAATAACCTACCATCCAGACCCTGAGTTTACTCACTTCACATCCACAAAGAAAGGAGACAACGTGCACATCATTATAGAG aAAAAGGCAGACAAACTGAACATGACAACAGCAGAGTTGTCAGTATGGGGTGTTCTGCAGGAAAAACAGTACCCCTGCATCCTGGAGGccaaagaaacaaataacaAGACTGAAATCTACATCTGTGCAATTCATCAAGTTCCAGATATTGAACTTCAGCATTTATTG aTAACCTATGGTGACAGGACAGTAAAACTAGGGCCTCCATCTGTATCACATCAGGTCCTACTGACACTGTGTATACTGCTGATAGTCTGTATTCCTGTTG ttttGGTGATTATCTACCGATGGCGAAAAAAAGCTCAGCGCAGAAACGAACAAGCTCTGACTGTTAACTGA